The following proteins come from a genomic window of Mycobacterium sp. DL:
- a CDS encoding class I SAM-dependent methyltransferase: MARSEGDTWDLASSVGATATSVAASRAFASRGPDPLIDDPYAATLVEAVGLPHFIEVARGGTDFGDDPLFGATQMREHIAVRTRYFDDFFLEAAAAGVRQAVILASGLDTRAYRLSWPDGAVVFEIDQPSVIEFKTRVLADAGAAAAVERRTVGIDLRDDWSKALRESGFDPSVPTAWIAEGLLIYLPPEAQDRLLDDITALSAPGSRLATEHMDPKALTGDWAKAMTARARRHGSDIDLEELFYTGPRTPAGDHLRSRGWQVTVLPNSQAYAVNGFEPPADHLMAMVGDSGYLSARLD, from the coding sequence ATGGCTCGCTCCGAGGGCGACACCTGGGATCTGGCGTCCAGCGTCGGCGCCACCGCCACGTCGGTGGCCGCATCCCGGGCATTCGCCAGCCGTGGTCCCGACCCCCTGATCGACGACCCGTATGCCGCCACCCTGGTCGAGGCCGTCGGGTTGCCCCACTTCATCGAGGTCGCCCGCGGCGGGACCGACTTCGGGGACGATCCGCTCTTCGGCGCCACGCAGATGCGCGAGCACATCGCGGTGCGCACCCGATACTTCGACGACTTCTTCCTCGAGGCGGCGGCCGCCGGCGTCCGGCAGGCGGTGATCCTGGCCTCCGGTCTCGACACCCGCGCCTACCGGTTGTCCTGGCCGGACGGTGCCGTGGTCTTCGAGATCGATCAACCCAGCGTCATCGAGTTCAAGACCCGGGTCCTGGCCGACGCCGGCGCCGCTGCGGCCGTCGAGCGCCGGACCGTCGGCATCGATCTTCGCGACGACTGGTCGAAAGCGTTGCGGGAGTCCGGTTTCGACCCGAGTGTGCCGACCGCGTGGATCGCCGAGGGACTGCTGATCTACCTGCCCCCGGAAGCCCAGGACCGGTTGCTCGACGACATCACGGCGCTGAGCGCACCGGGCAGCAGGCTGGCCACCGAGCACATGGACCCCAAGGCGCTCACCGGGGACTGGGCCAAGGCGATGACCGCCCGCGCCCGCAGACACGGCAGCGACATCGATCTCGAGGAACTGTTCTACACCGGCCCGCGCACCCCCGCCGGGGATCACCTGCGTTCTCGCGGGTGGCAGGTCACCGTGCTGCCGAACTCCCAGGCGTACGCCGTCAACGGCTTCGAGCCGCCGGCCGATCATCTGATGGCGATGGTCGGCGACTCCGGTTATCTCTCAGCACGACTCGACTAG